The window TGAAGGACGAAGCAAAAATCGTCGGGTAGAAGTACTTATCCAGCCACTTGTCTTAGAAGATGGGACAGCAGTTGAATAAAAAAAGATTCGCCGGTTAATTCAACCCGGTGAATCTTTTTTTATTGTCATTTTCGTAGTGTACCAAGTTCTGCTGCAATTGCTTGCATTTCATTTGGTGTAATCGTATCCCGTTTCATAACCATTTTATACATATAATGCAAATCTTCATATTTAGAAGTACTGAAATTCTCCGCTTTTAATGCAGCTGAATTAACCATACGAAGTTTTTCTGTAATCTTCTCAATCATATAGATC of the Sporosarcina sp. FSL K6-1508 genome contains:
- a CDS encoding DUF1128 domain-containing protein; its protein translation is MDLSNPTSENVIYMIEKITEKLRMVNSAALKAENFSTSKYEDLHYMYKMVMKRDTITPNEMQAIAAELGTLRK